Within Halopelagius longus, the genomic segment GGACGACGACGGCGTCCGGAACCGTCCAGTCGAGCGATTCGGCAACCTCGAAGGCCACCGTCTTGATGCCGTCGTGGCGGTACGGGTTGTCGAACTCCTGCAGGGTGTGCCAGTCGGACTGCAGTTGCTCGTGGAGTGCCTCCTCGGCGTCGGGGTAGCGCCCGCCGACGACGCGCATCTCCCCGCCGTGGACGTTCACCATCGCCTTGTTCGGGAACGGCGCGCGCGAGGGGACGAACGAGTACGACCGCAGGTCCGCCATCCCCGCGTACGACGCCGCCGACTGGCCCGCGTTGCCGGGCGTGGCGAGGGCGACGAGTTCCGCGTCCGCCTCGCGCGCGGCGGTGACCGCCGGCGAGAGGCCGCGGTCCAAGACGGTGCCGGTCGGGTTCCGCCCCTCGTCTTTGATTCGAAGCGCCCCGACGCCGAGTTCGTCCGCGAGAGCCGGCGTCTCCACCAACGGCGTCGCCCCCTCGTCTGCGGTCAACGGGTTCGAGAACGGCAGGAGGTCGGCGTACCGCCACATCGTGTCGGTCGGCGCGTCAGCCAACCCGCCGTCGCCCCACTCGACGGCGTCGAGGTCGTAGGCCGGGTCGAGATGCGCGCCCGCGTCGCTCTCGCCGGTCGTCGTCGCCTCGTACTCCTCGTCGCTCTCGGCGCAGCGCAACCCGAGAAACGCCTCGCTAGTCTCCATATCGGGCGTTGCGGCGCGAGCGACAAATCCCTAGCCATTCGGTCTTTCCGACGCTTCGCCGCGCGCGGCCGACCTGCACCGACTGACTGTCGCGCACAGTACATTAGTGCGGTGCGCGAGATGGACCGGGCATGGACGAAACCGTGGTCGTCGTCGGCGCGGGCCTCGCGGGCCTCGTCGCGGCGCGTCACCTCGCCGACGAGGGTGCCGACGTGACAGTGTACGAACGGCGCCACGAAGTCGGCGGTCGGGTCCGGACGCAGAAACGAGACGGGTTCACCTTCGACCGGGGATTTCAGGTGCTCTTCACCGGCTATCCGGCGGTACAGCGAGAACTCGACGTGGACGAACTCGACGTTCGGGAGTTCTCCCCGGGGGCCGTCATCGCCCGTCCCGGCGAGCGTTCGACGCTGTCGGACCCCCTGCGCGACCCGAAATCGCTCCTCTCGACCCTGCGGAACGACGAGGTGACCCTCACGGACAAGGTTCGGACGATGGCGCTTCGCCAACACGTCCGCGGCACCTCGGAGCGTCACCTGTTCGAGGGACCGGACACGAGCATCCGAGAGTACCTCCGCGAGTGGGGGTTCTCCGAGAAGTACATCGAGAACTTCGTCGCGCCGTTCTACGGCGGCATCACGCTGGACCGGTCGCTCACCACCTCCAAGCGCGTCTTCGAGGCGACGTTCAAAGCGCTCTCGAACGGCCGCATCGTCGTCCCCGCCGAGGGGATGCAGGAGATTCCGAGGCAGCTCGCCGAGAAGGCCCGACGGGCGGGTGCGGAGATTCGCCTCGAGACGGACGTCGAGTCCGTCGAGAACTACGACGACGGCGTGACCGTGCGGACGACGGCGGAGACGGTGGAAGCCGACGCCGCAGTCGTCGCCGCCGACCCGAAGGAGTCGCTCCGACTCTCCGGCGTCGACGAGATACCGACGATCGCGCGGACGTCCACGACCCAGTACTACCGGCTTCCGGCGGGGACCGACTTGGAAACCGGGCGCAAACTCCTGTTGAACGCCGGTAGCGACGCGCCGAACACTATCGCGCCGATGTCGAAAATCGCGCCGGAGTACGCGCCCGGCGACTACGAACTGATCGCCGCGACGTTCCTCGGCAAGGAGGCGGCAGAACAGAGCGCGATGGAGTTGGCCGCAAAGACGAGGCGGAAACTCAACTCGTGGTACCCCGACGGGTCGATAGAGAAGGTCCAGTCCATCCACACCGACCGCATCGAGTTCGCGCAGTTCGACCAACCGCCGGGGGTCCACGACCGACTGCCGAACCACCGCGACCCGGGCGGGTGGACGTACCTCGCGGGCGATTTCACCGAGTGGTCGTCGATACAGGGCGCGATGCGAAGCGGTCGGAAGGCCGCCGAGGCGGTGGCGTACGACCTCAGACTCTGACTCACAGCATCCGGCGGAACTCGCCCAACGGCGGGAACGTCAGCGCCTCGTCGGCGCTCTCGTCGTACAGTATCGGGCGGAACGCGTCGATGTCGGTCACGAGGGGCGACTGCACGTCCCGCGTTCGGAGTCGGTTCACCACCACGCCCGCCGCGAGGCGGTTGAACGCCGGGAGCATCAGCACGTCCGCGTCGCGGAACGCCCCCTCGCCGTAGAGAAAGCAGGGCCGGCGCGTCCCCTCGATGGTTATCGCGGGGTGGTCGTGCCCGACGACGTACAGCGACCCCTCCCGGTCGGGGACGGCGTGGCCGTGGCAGACGACGACGGGCGCGTCCGTCGCCTCGCCGAGGACGTACTCGTCGTGGACGGTGCCGTCGAAGACGTAGTCGAGGGCGGCGTCGTGGTTCCCGCGGACGAAGACGGGACGCGCGCCGGCCTCGCGGCACGCGGCGGTCAGGTCGGCGACGCCCTCGCGCGCCCGCGCCGTCGCGGACCCGAACTCGTGGAGGATATCGCCCGCGAAGACGACCGTCTCGGGCGACCGGGCCGCGAGGTGGTCGGCGAGGCGTTCCCGCAGGTCGCGACGCTCACCGAGGGGGAACTCGACGGACGACGCCTCGTCTCGCCCCACGTGCACGTCCGCGACGACGAGAGCGTCCGCGCCGGGGAGGTACGCCGCCCTGTCGCGGTAGACGACCTCGAACACGGTGCGAGGGAGGGCCGCGACGCCCAAAGCGGTACCGTTCGGCGGCGGCGGGGCCGACGAACGGGACGGAGACGGCCCGCGGGGGCGACTGGATTTTTCACCGCTCGGTCCGTGCGACGGAGCATGAGCGGGGCCCTCGAAGATAAGCGGACGGCCACCCGACTCCGCATCCTCGTCGAGATAGCCGACAGACAACCGGCGGTGAGCCAAGGCGAGATAGCGGACGCGGTGGGCGTGACGAGTCAGGCCGTCAGCGAGTACATTCGGGAACTGGTCGAGGACGGGTACGTCGAGAAGGAAGGGCGGTCCCGATACCGGGTCACGAAGGAGGGGGTCGACTGGCTGTTTCAGGAGGTGAAAGACCTCCGGCGCTTCGCCGACCACGTGGCCGACGACGTACTGGAGAGCGTCCAAGAGGACGCCGCAATCGCCGCCGAGGACGTCTCCGCCGGCGAGACGGTGACGCTGTCGGTCCGGGAAGGCCTCCTCCACGCCGTCCCCGGGTCGTCCGGCCCGGCGACGGGCGTGGCGACGACGGACGCCGAGGCGGGCGACGACGTGAGCGTCACGGGGTTCGAGGGCGTCATCGAAATCGCCCCCGGCCGGGTGACGGTCGTCCAGATACCGCCCGCGCGGTCCGGCGGGAGCGCCGCGGTCGAACCGTCGGCGCTGGAAACCGCCTGCGACGGCGCGGACGTGGTCGTCGCCGCGGGCGTCGAAGCGGTCGTCGCCCTCCGGAAGGCGAACGTCGAATCGGAGACGGCGTTCGCGGCGGGCGAGGTGGCCGCCGCCGCCGCGGAACGGGGGTTGGACGCGACGGTGGTCGCGACCGCCGACCTCGTCGGTCGAGTGACGGACGCCCTCCGCGACGGCGACGCCCTCTACGAAGTCACCGAGGCGGCGCAGGTGGAGTCAGAGGAGGAAGCGTGATTGGGTCGGTTAGACCGATCGGGCCGATTTCGCTCGCGGACGCCGCGTGGTACGCGATGGCGTTCGCCGTCGTGCTCTCGGCGTCGTGGGTGTGCGACGACGCGCGAGACCGCCTTCCGAACGCGGAGGCGTTTCTCTGGACGGGACTGGTTCTTCTCACCGGACTGTTCGCCGCGGTGACGAGGAGGGTGAGCGACGCCGCGTTCGTCCTGTACGCACTCTCGCTCTACGGCGCGCGGACGCGGGGACGGTCCTGGTGGGCGGTGAGAAACGGGCGGCGGAGCCGGTGACGTCCCTCTAGGCGGCCGCGCCTTCGGCGTGTTCTCTCGCCGTCGCGTACGCCTCCTGTAACTCCTTGAACTCCGATTGGGATCCCCCGTGGTCGGGGTGGACGTCCTTCACCCGGTCGCGGTAGGCGCGTTTCACCTCCGCGGGGTCGGCCGTCGTCGGCACGCCGAGGTAGTCGAACGCCGCGGTCACCGGACTCTCGCGCGTCGGCGTCGCGGGTTCGAACTCCGGCACCTCGAACGGAAGACGACGCCCGAGTCCGTGCGCGGGCATCTCGTGTTCGCAGAGGACGGTGTACGTCCCCGCCCGTTCGAGTCGGAAGTACGCCTGCGCGTCGAAGGTGAGGGCGACGTCGCGTTGCGGGAGGTAGAACGCCACCGTCTCGCCGTGGAGGGCGTGGTCCTCGACGAACGGTTCGCCTATCGTCCGGAGGTAGTCGCGGATTTCGGTCCGGCGGCGACCCGCCCCGTCGACGTTCGGACCGCGGGGTACCGCGTCGTCCGGGAACAGTCGCCCCCCGACGAGGAACACCCCGGCGACGACGAGAGAGGCGACGATACCCCCAACGACGCCGAGGAGAAG encodes:
- a CDS encoding NAD(P)/FAD-dependent oxidoreductase, with the translated sequence MDETVVVVGAGLAGLVAARHLADEGADVTVYERRHEVGGRVRTQKRDGFTFDRGFQVLFTGYPAVQRELDVDELDVREFSPGAVIARPGERSTLSDPLRDPKSLLSTLRNDEVTLTDKVRTMALRQHVRGTSERHLFEGPDTSIREYLREWGFSEKYIENFVAPFYGGITLDRSLTTSKRVFEATFKALSNGRIVVPAEGMQEIPRQLAEKARRAGAEIRLETDVESVENYDDGVTVRTTAETVEADAAVVAADPKESLRLSGVDEIPTIARTSTTQYYRLPAGTDLETGRKLLLNAGSDAPNTIAPMSKIAPEYAPGDYELIAATFLGKEAAEQSAMELAAKTRRKLNSWYPDGSIEKVQSIHTDRIEFAQFDQPPGVHDRLPNHRDPGGWTYLAGDFTEWSSIQGAMRSGRKAAEAVAYDLRL
- a CDS encoding DUF7839 domain-containing protein — its product is MSGALEDKRTATRLRILVEIADRQPAVSQGEIADAVGVTSQAVSEYIRELVEDGYVEKEGRSRYRVTKEGVDWLFQEVKDLRRFADHVADDVLESVQEDAAIAAEDVSAGETVTLSVREGLLHAVPGSSGPATGVATTDAEAGDDVSVTGFEGVIEIAPGRVTVVQIPPARSGGSAAVEPSALETACDGADVVVAAGVEAVVALRKANVESETAFAAGEVAAAAAERGLDATVVATADLVGRVTDALRDGDALYEVTEAAQVESEEEA
- a CDS encoding pyridoxal-phosphate dependent enzyme; protein product: METSEAFLGLRCAESDEEYEATTTGESDAGAHLDPAYDLDAVEWGDGGLADAPTDTMWRYADLLPFSNPLTADEGATPLVETPALADELGVGALRIKDEGRNPTGTVLDRGLSPAVTAAREADAELVALATPGNAGQSAASYAGMADLRSYSFVPSRAPFPNKAMVNVHGGEMRVVGGRYPDAEEALHEQLQSDWHTLQEFDNPYRHDGIKTVAFEVAESLDWTVPDAVVVPAGTGEVVAGVAKGFRELREAGVTDDVPPVYAAQPSGCAPIVTAHERGAEEVEPWSSPDTIVGELEIPNPKGGAAALAALAETGGDALAADDDEILESAVAAAQNAGLEVGAAGGAAVAAAWRLAEDGVVGADDEVVVVNTESGTKTADILRSHLMGKGV
- a CDS encoding J domain-containing protein yields the protein MQSDLVSLTPPWLLLGVVGGIVASLVVAGVFLVGGRLFPDDAVPRGPNVDGAGRRRTEIRDYLRTIGEPFVEDHALHGETVAFYLPQRDVALTFDAQAYFRLERAGTYTVLCEHEMPAHGLGRRLPFEVPEFEPATPTRESPVTAAFDYLGVPTTADPAEVKRAYRDRVKDVHPDHGGSQSEFKELQEAYATAREHAEGAAA
- a CDS encoding metallophosphoesterase, giving the protein MFEVVYRDRAAYLPGADALVVADVHVGRDEASSVEFPLGERRDLRERLADHLAARSPETVVFAGDILHEFGSATARAREGVADLTAACREAGARPVFVRGNHDAALDYVFDGTVHDEYVLGEATDAPVVVCHGHAVPDREGSLYVVGHDHPAITIEGTRRPCFLYGEGAFRDADVLMLPAFNRLAAGVVVNRLRTRDVQSPLVTDIDAFRPILYDESADEALTFPPLGEFRRML